In Malus sylvestris chromosome 15, drMalSylv7.2, whole genome shotgun sequence, a single genomic region encodes these proteins:
- the LOC126601720 gene encoding zinc finger protein ZAT10-like encodes MALQALNSPTAAGASPFPFENEASSLGYAEPWTKRKRSKRPRLDTPHSEEEYLAICLIMLARGNRGGDLASTTATAATATKETNSAASHQIITQSPSMEPSTSASPPVKLSYKCSVCDKGFSSYQALGGHKASHRKGSAAGSAIDGPSTSSTTTTSAAATATASGRSHECSICHKSFPTGQALGGHKRCHYDGGAAGSTATTTATTSAITSSEGVGSTSHAVSHGHPRETFDLNLPALPEFSRDFFISGEDEVESPHPTKKPRLLLMMKPKTETSQDQQN; translated from the coding sequence ATGGCTCTGCAAGCTCTCAACTCGCCAACAGCCGCCGGAGCCTCTCCTTTCCCATTTGAGAACGAGGCCTCCAGCCTCGGCTATGCCGAGCCGTGGACCAAACGCAAGCGTTCCAAGCGTCCACGCCTCGACACCCCTCACTCCGAGGAGGAGTATCTTGCCATCTGCCTCATCATGCTTGCCCGCGGAAACAGAGGTGGAGACCTCGCCTCTACTACCGCCACCGCCGCCACAGCCACTAAAGAAACAAACTCCGCCGCCTCACACCAGATCATCACTCAATCCCCTTCTATGGAGCCCTCCACGTCAGCATCTCCGCCGGTTAAGCTGAGCTACAAGTGCTCTGTTTGCGACAAGGGCTTCTCTTCCTACCAGGCGCTCGGAGGACACAAGGCCAGCCACCGGAAAGGCTCTGCAGCCGGATCGGCCATCGACGGCCCGTCCACGTCATCAACCACAACAACCTCTGCCGCGGCCACCGCCACCGCTTCCGGTAGGTCCCACGAATGCTCCATCTGCCACAAGTCTTTCCCCACCGGTCAAGCCTTGGGCGGCCACAAGCGCTGCCACTACGATGGCGGCGCCGCCGGATCCACAGCCACCACCACCGCTACCACGAGCGCTATAACTTCCTCTGAGGGAGTTGGGTCAACTTCTCACGCGGTCAGCCACGGCCACCCCCGAGAGACGTTTGACCTGAACCTGCCGGCGTTGCCCGAGTTCTCCCGCGACTTCTTCATCTCCGGCGAGGACGAAGTGGAGAGCCCCCACCCGACGAAGAAGCCCAGGCTTCTACTGATGATGAAGCCCAAAACCGAGACTTCACAGGACCAACAAAATTAG
- the LOC126601721 gene encoding adenine phosphoribosyltransferase 1-like — MLQLQTISLFSSNSFTFSPAVAFRTPAAKTLSSAAAALPFIRFPNYRSARPPPCCSVGKSEALKVEAMAAEDGQDLRLARISSAIRVIPNFPKPGILFQDITTLLLDTKAFKDTIDLFVERYKDKEISVVAGVEARGFIFGPPIALAIGAKFVPLRKPKKLPGKVISEEYSLEYGTDKIEMHVGAVEAGERALIIDDLIATGGTLGAAIRLLERVGVHVVECACVIELPELKGRERLGEKPLFVLVSGDA; from the exons ATGCTTCAACTTCAAACCATCTCACTTTTCTCGTCGAATTCCTTCACTTTCTCACCCGCCGTAGCCTTCCGCACTCCCGCAGCTAAAACTTTgtcctccgccgccgccgcgcTTCCCTTCATTCGTTTCCCAAATTACCGATCCGCCCGCCCTCCCCCGTGCTGCTCTG TGGGTAAGAGTGAAGCACTGAAAGTTGAAGCAATGGCGGCGGAAGACGGTCAGGATCTTCGCCTTGCTAGAATTTCATCTGCTATCAGAGTCATTCCGAACTTCCCCAAGCCAG GGATTTTGTTCCAGGATATTACCACATTGCTCCTGGATACCAAGGCTTTCAAGGATACTATTGATTTGTTTGTTGAGAGGTACAAAGACAAAGAAATCTCTGTTGTTGCAG GTGTTGAAGCTAGAGGTTTTATATTTGGCCCTCCTATTGCCTTGGCCATTGGGGCAAAATTTGTGCCCTTGAGGAAGCCAAAGAAGTTGCCTG GGAAGGTTATTTCTGAAGAGTACTCTTTGGAGTATGGAACAGATAAAATAGAGATGCACGTGGGAGCTGTAGAAGCCGGTGAACGTGCCTTGATCATAGATGACCTCATTGCAACTGGGGGAACCTTGGGTGCTGCCATCAGGCTTCTTG AGCGTGTAGGGGTGCATGTCGTTGAGTGTGCCTGTGTAATTGAATTGCCAGAACTAAAG GGTCGGGAACGATTGGGGGAGAAACCATTGTTTGTTCTAGTTAGCGGAGATGCATGA
- the LOC126601719 gene encoding transcription factor RSL2-like, which produces MEAVGVFADGEWESLSRLFSSEEVEFTPHFLSQGNSFPFQHNEGMGFETLETFYPNIPGVETFSHLPSSDSPNSNVYLSSQESCNYGNNNHGNFTAMLNQENCYFRNSCNFLVSNIDVSESMDVYMNHDEKSFASFVPDFSNIVMHGSECNKEDSSSDSQPAVVSVPEKELRLKRVHDAPGKSNNDASNCNPKKKPHISKDAEKSKKNNVRPKKGQKGNSNVKVKDEEERLESTSSCTSEDDNGSLEINGAETSDPKSSSALNLNGKTRANRGSATDPQSLYARKRRERINERLRTLQHLVPNGTKVDISTMLEEAVHYVNFLQLQIKLLGSDDMWMYAPIVYNGIDIGLDLQKLFPLL; this is translated from the exons ATGGAAGCCGTTGGTGTTTTTGCTGATGGGGAATGGGAATCCTTGAGCAGGTTGTTTTCCTCCGAAGAGGTTGAGTTCACACCACATTTTCTTTCCCAGGGAAATTCATTCCCTTTCCAGCACAATGAGGGAATGGGATTTGAAACCCTAGAAACTTTTTACCCTAATATTCCTGGAGTTGAAACTTTTTCTCACCTTCCTTCTTCAGATAGTCCCAACTCTAATGTCTATCTTTCTTCTCAAGAAAGTTGCAACTATGGTAATAATAATCATGGCAATTTCACTGCCATGCTGAACCAGGAAAATTGCTACTTTAGAAATTCTTGCAATTTCCTAGTGAGTAATATTGATGTCTCTGAATCCATGGATGTTTATATGAATCATGATGAAAAGAGTTTCGCCTCCTTCGTCCCGGATTTTTCCAACATTGTGATGCATGGAAGTGAGTGCAACAAAGAGGATTCCAGCAGTGATAGCCAACCGGCTGTTGTTTCGGTTCCTGAAAAGGAATTGCGGCTCAAAAGGGTGCATGATGCGCCGGGAAAATCCAACAATGATGCATCCAACTGCAATCCGAAGAAGAAACCTCATATTTCGAAAGAT GCagagaaaagtaagaaaaataatGTAAGGCCAAAGAAGGGGCAAAAGGGTAATTCAAATGTGAAAGTCAAAGATGAAGAAGAGAGGCTGGAGAGCACAAGTTCTTGCACCTCTGAGGATGATAATGGTTCTCTGGAGATCAATGGAGCAGAAACTTCAGACCCCAaatcttcatctgccctaaaCTTGAATGGGAAGACCAGAGCCAATAGAGGGTCTGCAACTGATCCCCAGAGCCTCTATGCTAGG aaaagaagagagagaatcaaCGAGAGACTAAGAACCCTACAGCATCTTGTCCCTAATGGAACAAAGGTTGACATCAGCACAATGCTTGAAGAGGCAGTTCACTATGTCAACTTTTTGCAGCTCCAAATCAAG CTTTTAGGCTCAGATGATATGTGGATGTATGCTCCCATTGTTTATAATGGAATTGATATTGGTCTTGACCTGCAGAAGCTCTTTCCACTTCTATGA